In one window of Lacticaseibacillus casei DSM 20011 = JCM 1134 = ATCC 393 DNA:
- a CDS encoding ATP-binding cassette domain-containing protein: MSLAAAAYLVTYTSLYLFFRAQQRAVRVLNQALKTAYFTASVAHAGTDVTEVSDTINDVTGVAKQIEQAYFVGLINMLQQVIGLIIAVAFILKTNVVLSLVYVLFSALSLLPSHFGRKSLAKKSNIWANTNAGLVLSMKDIFQGRMEIFNFKAWPVFFTRFKQHLSQEERDYERMNNFQYLFQYVSWLFAIAAFLLPLFIGLLLMAKGLFGVTTSVVLTLTMTADSVVGGARSLSKWQSQIVSTSQLRVLPAAGKFEISKVDDGEPKPEVLEGQLEISDLTVVRDQHLILSDVNIRLEPGSKVIVTGPSGIGKTTLLKAITGQVTSQGAIRFAGQPLHAGDFVLVSQNVWLFNGTLRDNITLYQAYDDAAVLAVLRLVGLDQELGEHVLDFKIVDNGSNLSGGQAQRIAIARGLLRKSPIFLLDEISSSLDQVNADKIHRIIYTLPATVIEVAHHYQEALAQAYGVKIYEMVDHRLQLKNEASREVATGTEAI; this comes from the coding sequence GTGTCATTAGCTGCAGCTGCCTATCTCGTTACCTATACATCGTTGTATCTGTTTTTTCGCGCCCAGCAGCGGGCCGTCCGGGTATTGAATCAGGCACTCAAAACCGCGTATTTTACTGCTTCAGTCGCGCATGCAGGCACTGACGTCACGGAAGTTTCTGACACGATCAATGATGTGACCGGCGTTGCGAAACAAATTGAACAAGCCTACTTTGTCGGACTTATCAACATGCTGCAACAAGTGATTGGCTTGATCATCGCTGTGGCTTTTATCCTGAAAACCAATGTCGTGTTAAGTTTGGTCTATGTGTTATTTTCTGCATTGTCACTGCTTCCGAGTCACTTTGGCAGAAAGAGCCTGGCAAAAAAGTCGAACATTTGGGCTAATACCAATGCCGGTTTGGTCTTGAGTATGAAAGACATTTTTCAAGGCCGAATGGAAATCTTTAATTTTAAAGCCTGGCCGGTCTTCTTCACCCGATTTAAGCAGCACCTGAGCCAAGAAGAACGCGACTATGAGCGAATGAATAACTTCCAATATTTATTCCAATATGTGTCTTGGCTATTTGCCATTGCGGCTTTTTTGCTACCACTTTTTATTGGCCTCCTCTTGATGGCCAAAGGATTGTTTGGTGTGACGACCAGCGTCGTTTTGACACTGACAATGACGGCAGATTCTGTTGTAGGCGGCGCTCGCAGTTTGAGCAAATGGCAAAGCCAAATTGTTAGCACGAGTCAGCTGCGCGTGTTACCGGCGGCTGGTAAATTTGAAATATCCAAGGTTGATGATGGGGAGCCAAAGCCTGAAGTGCTGGAAGGTCAGCTTGAGATCAGCGATCTAACCGTGGTGCGCGATCAGCATTTAATTTTGAGTGATGTCAATATCCGACTTGAACCGGGAAGCAAAGTCATTGTGACCGGTCCTTCTGGAATAGGTAAGACAACCCTTCTAAAAGCCATCACCGGTCAAGTGACATCTCAAGGTGCGATTCGTTTTGCCGGTCAGCCGCTGCATGCTGGTGATTTTGTTTTGGTGTCACAAAATGTCTGGTTGTTTAATGGTACATTGCGGGATAATATCACGTTATATCAGGCCTACGATGATGCCGCGGTTTTGGCAGTTTTGCGGTTGGTGGGCCTTGATCAGGAATTGGGTGAGCATGTGCTTGATTTCAAAATTGTTGATAACGGCAGTAATCTATCAGGTGGGCAAGCGCAGCGCATTGCGATTGCGCGTGGATTGTTGCGCAAGAGTCCTATCTTTTTACTTGATGAGATTTCTTCAAGCCTTGATCAGGTCAATGCTGATAAAATTCATCGCATCATCTACACGTTACCCGCAACGGTCATTGAAGTCGCGCATCATTATCAGGAAGCCTTGGCGCAAGCATATGGCGTAAAGATTTACGAAATGGTTGATCACCGGTTGCAATTAAAAAATGAGGCCTCCAGGGAAGTTGCTACTGGCACAGAAGCTATTTAA
- a CDS encoding Xaa-Pro dipeptidyl-peptidase, whose product MKLNQFARLTPEFSQQLTELARIGLPADSQGHFANTAAALYAAFFPEAYQLAAKQDKFAQIAVNSRQNLAEWLASGPTQMTRRDFYNVALQLLGFEAFTDFDLSDPLAFMAATELPSVDHDLLDTRDLLKASYLLLTTRTKHLVNFLDDLANRGFFKDFQSSSTQPKPLLFNGKVQQVFDARQAIREVVWIESDVDSDHDGQRDLLEASIYRPKATEQGLKVPVLFTANPYFHGTNDVTAATHVPETVLAVKSHGASKAEVTATPIQTEDLPKRVVTGEATEAEAYAEENSMYAFNDYFLARGFAVVYSAGVGTRYSDGFRTIGGPEETAGAVAVIEWLTGKRRAFTNRTAGVAIKAWWSTGKVAMTGKSYLATLAIAAATTGVEGLKTIIADAGISSWYDYYRENGLVVAPGGFQGEDADVLAVDTFSRQKSGGDMIRIKSAWERHLAAITRDQDRTTGAYTAWWDARNYRKNAANVKADVVLIHGLNDWNVKPKNAIRFWQAIADLPIQKKLILHQGQHVYVHNVRSLDFLDMMNLWLTHELLGVANDAARALPNVIVQDNVTPQTWSAYTDFADPEAEHVTTEFNLKNDFEAATDQFTDHATATFEAQRDTSASFEKAIITPNSAYANSRLWLTQPVLDRDRILEGIPHLELTLAVDAPTGILSVRLVDLGEAKRFGETAATVAANDLQLGFDFKTTDIVEFKPAAKTTPSKLITLGHINLQNPKNAYEVQQITPGQFFHVSLDLQPTHYHSPTGRQLALIIHGADMAQTIRPTKTTHYQVDLAKSTLTLPFRL is encoded by the coding sequence ATGAAATTAAACCAATTCGCTCGATTAACCCCTGAATTTAGCCAACAATTAACGGAACTTGCTCGCATCGGCTTGCCGGCAGATTCCCAAGGCCATTTTGCCAATACTGCGGCAGCCTTGTACGCGGCCTTTTTCCCAGAGGCATATCAGCTCGCTGCAAAACAAGATAAATTTGCTCAGATTGCAGTTAATTCGCGACAGAATCTGGCTGAATGGTTGGCATCGGGACCCACGCAGATGACCCGGCGCGACTTTTATAATGTAGCTTTGCAACTGCTGGGGTTCGAAGCCTTTACCGACTTTGACCTGAGTGATCCGTTGGCTTTTATGGCGGCTACAGAGCTGCCAAGTGTTGATCACGATCTGCTTGATACTAGGGATCTGCTTAAGGCTAGCTACTTATTGCTGACGACGCGAACCAAACATTTAGTCAACTTTCTCGATGATTTAGCCAATCGTGGCTTTTTCAAGGATTTTCAGTCGTCGTCAACCCAACCGAAACCTTTATTGTTTAATGGTAAAGTGCAACAGGTTTTCGATGCCCGCCAAGCCATTCGCGAGGTAGTATGGATCGAGTCTGATGTCGATTCGGACCACGATGGGCAGCGCGATCTTTTAGAAGCAAGCATTTATCGACCGAAAGCCACCGAGCAAGGATTGAAGGTTCCGGTTCTATTTACCGCCAATCCTTATTTTCATGGGACCAATGATGTGACGGCTGCGACGCATGTTCCGGAAACGGTTTTGGCAGTCAAGTCACATGGGGCCTCGAAGGCGGAAGTAACGGCTACACCGATTCAAACTGAAGACTTACCGAAACGGGTCGTTACTGGTGAGGCGACGGAAGCAGAGGCCTATGCCGAAGAAAATAGTATGTATGCGTTCAATGATTATTTTCTTGCGCGCGGATTTGCTGTGGTTTACTCAGCGGGAGTCGGGACGCGGTATTCAGACGGCTTTCGGACCATTGGTGGACCTGAGGAAACGGCCGGGGCTGTGGCAGTGATCGAATGGCTGACCGGTAAGCGCCGGGCGTTCACGAACCGTACTGCTGGCGTTGCCATTAAGGCTTGGTGGTCAACCGGCAAAGTTGCGATGACCGGTAAGTCCTACTTAGCTACGCTGGCCATTGCTGCGGCGACGACCGGCGTTGAAGGGTTGAAAACCATCATTGCCGATGCCGGCATTTCTAGCTGGTATGATTATTACCGCGAAAATGGTTTGGTTGTGGCGCCCGGCGGCTTTCAAGGTGAAGACGCTGATGTTTTGGCAGTTGATACGTTTTCCCGGCAGAAATCCGGCGGCGATATGATTCGCATCAAGTCGGCTTGGGAGCGGCATCTTGCTGCGATCACCCGTGATCAGGATCGGACAACCGGCGCGTATACGGCGTGGTGGGATGCGCGTAATTACCGCAAAAATGCCGCCAACGTCAAAGCCGACGTGGTGTTGATTCACGGGCTTAATGACTGGAATGTCAAACCAAAAAATGCGATTCGCTTCTGGCAGGCAATTGCAGATTTGCCGATTCAAAAGAAACTGATTTTACATCAAGGGCAACATGTCTATGTCCACAACGTCCGCTCGCTAGACTTTTTGGACATGATGAACTTGTGGCTGACACATGAACTGCTAGGGGTCGCCAATGATGCTGCGCGAGCTTTGCCGAATGTCATTGTGCAAGATAACGTGACCCCGCAAACCTGGTCAGCCTATACCGATTTTGCTGACCCGGAAGCTGAGCATGTGACAACTGAGTTCAACCTGAAGAATGACTTTGAAGCAGCCACCGATCAGTTTACTGATCATGCCACGGCAACGTTTGAGGCGCAACGTGACACCAGCGCCAGTTTCGAAAAGGCCATTATCACCCCTAACAGTGCGTACGCTAACAGCCGGTTGTGGTTGACTCAGCCAGTGCTTGACCGTGATCGGATTCTGGAAGGCATTCCGCACCTTGAGCTGACGCTGGCAGTTGATGCGCCGACCGGCATTCTCAGTGTTCGGCTCGTGGATCTCGGTGAGGCCAAGCGTTTTGGCGAAACCGCAGCCACCGTTGCGGCCAATGATTTACAGTTAGGTTTTGACTTTAAAACAACTGACATCGTCGAATTCAAGCCGGCTGCTAAAACGACCCCAAGCAAACTGATAACGTTAGGGCATATTAATTTGCAAAATCCTAAAAACGCCTACGAAGTGCAGCAGATCACACCGGGACAGTTTTTTCACGTGAGTCTGGATCTGCAACCGACGCACTATCACTCACCGACCGGCCGGCAGCTTGCCTTGATCATCCATGGTGCCGATATGGCGCAAACCATTCGCCCGACAAAAACCACGCATTATCAGGTTGACTTGGCGAAAAGTACTCTAACATTGCCATTCCGACTTTAA
- the glnA gene encoding type I glutamate--ammonia ligase, translated as MARKAITADEIRQTVKDENVLFLRLMFTDINGIIKNVEVPISQLEKVLNNKITFDGSSIDGFVRIEESDMLLYPDLNTWLLFPWENDHGKIARLICSVHRPDSTPFGGDPRNNLIRVVNEMKEAGFTAFNIGPEPEFFLFKLDENGNPTTKLNDHGSYFDFAPLDMGENCRRDIVLELEKMGFEVEASHHEVAPGQHEIDFKYADALDAADNIQTFKLVVKTIARKHGLYATFMPKPLHGINGSGMHINMSLFYDKGNAFYDPNTDDQLSETAMHFLAGVLRHAYALTAVNNPTVNSYKRLVPGFEAPVYVAWSGKNRSPLIRVPQSRGLSTRLELRSVDPTANPYLAIAAILQAGLDGVKNQLKPEEAVDRNIYRMQDDERKANHIQDLPSTLHNALKALAADDVVKAALGEHLYQSFMDSKNLEWSAYRQQVSEWERQQYLELY; from the coding sequence ATGGCAAGAAAAGCAATTACCGCTGATGAGATTCGCCAGACAGTTAAGGATGAGAACGTCTTATTCTTGCGCCTGATGTTTACCGACATTAACGGGATCATTAAGAACGTCGAGGTGCCGATTTCCCAGTTGGAAAAGGTGCTTAATAATAAGATTACCTTCGATGGTTCGTCGATTGACGGTTTTGTTCGAATCGAAGAAAGCGATATGCTGCTCTATCCGGATCTTAACACTTGGCTATTGTTCCCGTGGGAGAATGATCACGGTAAGATTGCCCGGCTGATCTGCTCGGTTCATCGTCCAGACAGCACACCTTTTGGCGGCGATCCGCGTAACAATCTGATCCGTGTCGTGAATGAAATGAAAGAAGCCGGCTTCACAGCTTTCAATATCGGCCCTGAACCGGAATTCTTCTTGTTTAAACTTGACGAAAACGGCAATCCGACAACGAAGCTGAATGATCATGGTTCTTACTTCGATTTTGCACCGCTTGATATGGGCGAAAATTGCCGGCGTGATATTGTCCTTGAGTTGGAAAAGATGGGCTTTGAAGTCGAAGCTTCCCACCATGAAGTGGCACCGGGCCAGCATGAAATTGACTTCAAATATGCCGATGCGTTAGACGCTGCCGATAACATTCAAACCTTCAAACTTGTGGTCAAAACCATTGCCCGCAAACATGGCTTATACGCGACATTCATGCCTAAACCACTTCACGGCATCAACGGTAGCGGCATGCACATCAACATGAGCCTTTTCTACGACAAAGGCAATGCTTTCTATGATCCAAATACCGACGATCAGTTGAGTGAAACGGCGATGCATTTCCTTGCTGGCGTTTTGCGCCATGCTTATGCGCTGACCGCGGTTAACAACCCAACCGTCAACTCCTACAAACGACTGGTGCCAGGATTTGAAGCCCCGGTTTATGTGGCTTGGTCCGGCAAAAACCGCTCACCACTGATTCGGGTACCGCAGTCACGGGGATTATCAACCCGCTTGGAGTTACGCTCGGTTGATCCGACTGCCAATCCTTACTTAGCCATTGCAGCAATCCTTCAGGCCGGCCTTGATGGCGTCAAGAACCAGTTGAAGCCGGAAGAAGCGGTAGATCGTAACATTTATCGGATGCAAGACGACGAACGTAAAGCAAATCATATTCAAGACCTCCCATCAACCTTGCACAATGCGTTGAAGGCATTGGCGGCTGATGACGTGGTCAAGGCTGCCCTGGGTGAACATTTGTATCAAAGCTTTATGGATTCGAAGAACCTCGAATGGTCCGCATACCGCCAGCAGGTTTCCGAATGGGAACGGCAACAATACCTGGAATTGTATTAA
- a CDS encoding MerR family transcriptional regulator → MAEIADLRTRSVLPIGTVMLLTDLTARQIRYYEAQGLVKPERNAGNHRTYSLNDVDELLEIRSQMADGFTLADVKRLKHPRHREDSDAEVRKVLRDELLNQSRLNQSPDPGPTIGFRQSH, encoded by the coding sequence ATGGCTGAGATCGCTGATCTGAGAACGCGATCGGTTTTGCCGATTGGTACAGTTATGTTGTTAACAGACTTGACTGCCCGCCAGATTCGTTACTATGAAGCCCAGGGATTGGTCAAGCCCGAGCGCAATGCCGGCAATCACCGAACTTATTCGCTTAATGACGTTGATGAACTGCTGGAAATCCGCAGTCAGATGGCCGATGGTTTCACGCTGGCTGACGTCAAGCGGTTGAAGCATCCACGTCATCGCGAGGATAGCGATGCCGAAGTTCGCAAAGTGTTGCGCGACGAACTGTTGAATCAGAGTCGACTCAATCAAAGCCCGGATCCGGGTCCTACCATCGGCTTCCGACAATCACACTAA